ATTAGAAGCATTAGATCTTGAGTATCAAAGTAAGGTTTCTGATTTTTTTTGGCCTTTGATCATGGAAGGATATAAGTTAAATACTAATATTTCTGTATATCATGATATTAAGCTTGTTTTACCTTTACCCAAAGGAATGCATAAAGACTACTTCTTCCCTCAAATAGATTTGGTGACCTTACAACTTGAAGCGGATAATATATCGAGCTTTACTTCAACACTGAGTTCATTGGAGCATCTTCGAGTTGCATTTTCATGGTCTTCATTATGGATTATTACTAATGATGCTGTGTTAAGTGATGTGGTAGATTCTGTATATGATTTTTCAAAAATACTGTCGTCTTTAAACTTAAATACGTCTCAAAAAGCACTTATTTTGAAAAGAATAAAAAGTTCTAAATAGTATTTATTGCGGGATGGCGGGTTCTGTCGCAAAAAGTTATCCTCTAAGATAGTATCTGGGTTTTTGCATAGGAATGGTCAACGATGATTAGTTTTAAGTGGCGTCATTTTAAACAGGATATTATTTTGATGCTGGTCAGATGGTACTTGGCCTATTCATTGAGTTACCGAGATGCTGAAGAATTGGCTCTGGAACGCGGGCTAAAAGTAGATCACTCCACCATCAATCGCTGGGTTATTGACTATTCTTCTCAATTGGAAGAAGCATTTCGCAAGCGCCACAAGCGTCCTGTTGTGATTTCATGGCGTATGGATGAGACCTATATCAAGGTGAAGGGCCAATGGGTGTACTTGTATCGAGCCGTTGATAAGGAAGGTAAAACGGTTGATTTCATGCTTTCAGAAAAAAGGGATGAGCCTGCTGCACGAGCATTTTTTGAGAAAGCTATTGGTTCTAATGGCTTACCTGACAAGGTAACTATGGATAAAAGTGGCGCTAATAAAGCTGGAATTGATACGATTAATTTACACTTGGCGCTGCTGTTCATGGTGGGCGGGCTGTTCGTCCAAATGACTGTGAGACAAATTAAATACCTCAATAATATCGTGGAACAAGACCATCGATTCATTAAGAAAATCACCAAGCCAATGAAGGGCTTTAAAGAGTTTCACTCGGCCGCTGCTACCTTAGCTGGCATTGAATTACATCATATGCTTAGAAAAGGCCAGCATAATCAATCGGCCAATCAAACTATTTTTGAACAGTTCTATGGACTAGTGGCCTAAGCTCGTCCAAAATAAGTCCGTTTGTTGCATAAATATATTTTTGCGACAGAACCCCTGAAAAGTAGTCCATTTAAAGCGTTGGCAGCTCTCGGAAAAACATTTTGCCAATGGAAAGAAGAGATAGTACGTATGTGGCGTTTTAGGAAGTCTAATGGCATTACAGAAGGGTTTCATAGAAAGATGAAGTTGATACAAAGAAGAGCTTATGGCTTTCGTAACTTTGAAAATTATAGAACCCGTGTTAGGGCGCTGTGCGGTTAACTGATGAGTGCCCCCGTAATTGGGAAAGACCCAAAATAACTCCGCTCGTAGTCTAAAAATATTTTTGCGACAAAGCCAAAAAAATGCGATGATTGCGGGCTGATGTGTTTATAAACGCGAGCCGTTACAGTTACCATTGTTTTAATTTTTATTCTCTGCTAAGTTATGTACAGATGTTTCTTTTAACGGCTTGATTTTAGAAAATTTCTTTTTTTGATTTGGCTTTAATACGTATAATAGCATTTAACATTCCTCGCTTAATAAAATTAAAAAAGTAAGCGTTTTGATGAAGCTTTGGTAAATGTTGTCAATTAAAAAAAATTTATATCGGAGAATAAATTATGGATAATATGGGGCTCGTAGGGTACAACCTGCTTTATAACGTTTTTTCATTTACATTTGCTTTAATGATGGCGGCAACGCTATTTTTCTGGTTGAACTTGGCCCGTGTTTCTGGGCGATATCGTATAGCCATCTCGATCACCGGGTTGGTTACTTTTATTGCAGCTTACCACTACCTTCAAATCTTTTTCTCATTCGAACATGCTTATAATGTCATGGGTGATACCGTTACTTTATCGAGTAAACCTTTTAATGATGCCTACCGTTATGTGGACTGGTTGTTAACTGTGCCACTACTACTTATAGAGCTTATTCTTGTCATGAAGTTAACGCATGAAGAGACTATCTCTCGCTCAATCAAGTTAGGATTTGCAGCTGCTGTGATGGTTATACTCGGTTACCCTGGTGAGATTTCAGTTGACATGACATCACGCTTGCTATGGTGGGTACTGTCTATGATTCCTTTCCTTTATATTATTTACGAGCTTTTCTTTGGTCTGCGTGCCTCCATTTCCAAACAGCCTCAAAAAACACAACCCTTGGTAAGAAAGGCTTGTTATTTGACTGTCTTAGCTTGGTGTTTTTACCCTATTGTTTATTTGCTACCAAACTTGGGGGTTGGAGGCGGTCATGGTTTTGTTGCTCTGCAGGTTGGTTATTCTATCGCTGACATCCTGGCCAAAGCTGGTTTTGGATTACTCATTTTCTTCATTGCCCGATCCAAATCAAGCGAAGAAGGGTACGCTGAACTTTAATTTAAACCATACCCAATGTTATTAAGAACATTGGGTATCTCTCTCACCGTCTTGACTCAGGGTACAATGCCAATGTTTGACTCTCATGAGTTTATGGCTCTATTCAAACAGGTCATAGAAAGCGATTTAGATGAAGGTATGCGGCAGATGAGTCGTTTTCATTTTCAACACCCCGGCAGCCTGACCCGAGCACGACTCACCTTTAATTGTTCGATAGCGATGCAACTTCCCTATGATGCAGCCACCCATTGTGCTGCTCTTGTTGAAATGCTTCACAATGCGTCTTTGATACACGATGATATTCAAGATAATGCTGTTTTTCGTCGAGGTCAGGAGTCTATGTGGCAAAAGTTTGGTCTCGCTAAAGCACTTGCTTATGGTGATTTGCTTATTTCGATCGCTTATAATACAGCATCTTTTCTACCCTATGGTTATATTGGTAGCTCTGTGCGACTAATTCATAATTTTGTAACAAAGACGATTATAGGCCAAGTTCGGGATATTAACGCAATGGCGCTAAATAAACCTCAGCTTGTTCATTATACCAACATTTTCTGGCTTAAGTCCGGCCAGTTAATGATGCTTGGCATTAAGCTGGCATCACTCCTCAGCAAGCATGTCACTTATTGCTCATTATTTGAAGGAATTATTCGTCACTTAGTGATTAGTTATCAAATTGTTGATGACATAACAGACATTGAAGAAGACAAAGACCAGCACAACTTTTCTATTTTTACTGTATTTGATCAGGACAAACCCATCATGTTGACTCAAGCACATGAGTTGGCCAATAGCCACTTATGTCAAGCTCAATCGATGATACACCATTTACCGCAGGACATGAGGCAGCCTTTTTTGCAACTATACCGTAACATTCAGCCTCGATTGATTAAGGATCTAGCGTGAACAAAAAATTATCGGTTATAGGTGGTGGTTTAGGGGGTATGGCTGCGGCCTTACGTGCCAGGGCGAAAGGGTATGATGTTGATATATATTGTCAATGCCCGATGTTGGGAGGTAGAGCGCAAGTCTACAGTAAAGATGGTTATATTTTTGATGCTGGGCCAACCGTAATAACCGCACCATTTCTTTTAGAAGAATTGTTTCAGTTATTTGATCGCCAACTGAAAGACTACGCAACATTGGTTCCCATCGAGCCTTGGTATCGTTTTTTATATCCGGACGGCATGATATTTAATTATGGCGGCTCAATAGAGGAATTGCTGGCTGAAATTTCTCGTATCTCAGCTGAAGATAAAGATAATTACCTCCGATTATTGTCTCATTCCAAAGAGATTTATGAAGTCGGATTTGAACAGCTTGCCGATCATCCTTTTCATCAATTTACTCAGATGGCAAAGGTGATACCAAGCTTGATTCGTTTAAAATCTTACAAAAGTGTCTGGCAGTGGGTAAGCCAATTTATCAAGCACCCAGCGCTTAGAGAAGCATTTTCTATACAGCCTTTGCTTGTAGGGGGAAACCCTGTGGAAACAACCTCTATTTACAGCCTCATCCATTATTTAGAGCGTAAGTGGGGTGTTCACTATGTGATGGGGGGAACAGGGCAGCTCATTGAAGCCATGACGATACTGATGAAAGAAGTAGGTATCAAAATCCATTTAAATTGCTCTGTAGAGCACATAAAAATAGTTGATAAAACGGTCCGGTCAATTGTTTTGCAAACGGGTGAGCATATTTCTTGTGATGTTGTTATCTCAAATGTAGATCCTCTATATTTGTATCGTTACATGATTGCAGCGAAGCATCAGCCCTTAGTATCAAAGTGGAAAACGGCTTTAAGTAAGCCATCCATGGGGCTTTTTGTTTGGTACTTTGGTACGAAAAAGCAATACACTGACGTGCCCCATCACACGATCATTATGGGAGATGACTATAAACGTCTGTTGGCTGATATTTTCAATAAGAAAGTCCTGTCAAACGAATTGGCCATGTATTTGCACCGGCCTACGGCCACAGATCCTAGTATGGCACCAAAGGGACATGACACTTTCTATTGTTTGTGCCCTGTTCCCAACCTCAGCAGTAGAGTTGATTGGCAAAAACAATCAGGCCCTTTTATCAAGCGAATGATAACAAAATTAGAGCAGACCTGTTTGCCGGGGTTGTCTGAAGAACTGACTGTCAGCATCAGCAAAACACCAATGGACTTTAAGACTGATTACAATGCGTTCCAAGGAAGCGGATTTTCTGTCGCTCCCTTATTTTATCAATCAGCCTGGTTTCGACATCATAATAAGGCTGAAGGAATTAATGGACTGTATTTGGTTGGCGCTGGTACACATCCGGGTGCCGGGATACCTGGGGTATTATCATCTGCCAAGCTGGTAGAGAAACTACTTCCTCAAGTCGCGATTTAGGAGCACCACATGAATGCTGAGACTGTCTTTAGGGCGCACGCTAAAACCTTTAGTTTTGCAGCCAGATTATTGCCGCAAACGACACATGCTCATGCTTCTGAGCTGTACGCTTTTTGCCGCTATTGTGATGATTTAGCAGATGATGCTTTAGATGATAATCAAAAAAGGCTTGCAAGATTAAAGTTAGATTATATCTCTAGTGCGTTATCTATGAGTGGGTCTGATGATGTAAATCTTCAAGGTATGATCCAACTCATTAATCACCAAAACGTTCCATTAAAATCAGCCTTAAATTTGGTTGATGGAATAAAACAGGATCTGGGAACGGTGAGAATTCTCAATGAGCGTGAGCTTTTTCAATATGCTTATCAGGTAGCTGGAACTGTTGGTGAGATGATGTGTCCCATATTGGGCTGTGTTGACCCGCTGGCAACTCAGTATGCTTCTCACTTAGGTGTTGCGATGCAATTAACCAATATTGTTCGTGATGTAATGGAGGATGCATGGATTAATCGGTTATACCTGCCGGTTGAGTGGCTGGGATTTGATGAACCAAGCTTAGTGCTAAAGGCTCAGAATCGATTTGCCACTCAGTTGGCAATGAAAAAAACCCTAAGTTTGGCTGAGACCTACTACCAAAGTGCATGTCATGGCTTAAAATTTATACCTGCGAGATCTCGTTTTACTGTTCTTGTTGCCATGAGGCTCTACCGGCATATTGGGCTAAGTGTTGCAAAAAATGAATATGAATACTGGAATGGTCGTTTATCAATACCGTATTTAAAAAAAATTTCCCTTGCAAGCTGGGCCGGTTTTAATTTTGTTTTTGGAAAATACCACCATGCCCTCGCACAACTGTGATGTTTTAATTCTTGGTGGGGGCTGTGCTGGCTTGGCAACTGCTTTTTTTTATAGCCAAACTCAGGGAGAACAGACCATCGATATTATAGAACAACGTGAATTTTATGACGATGATCGAAGCTGGTGTTTTTGGTTGAGCATGGCCAAGTTCCCCCATACAGACATCATTTTTCATCAGTGGCCTACGTGGACCTTAAACAAAGGCTCCGTAGTTATTGAACACACTAACCCTGCTACTCCTTATGCTATCATCAAGAGTAAAGATTATTACAATAAAGTTTTGGCGGCTATTGAGGATGATCCAAGGCAAAAGTTACACTTGAACACAAAAGTGTTCGCTATAAACAAAGAAAAAAAATGCTTCGTTGTGGATACCTCTATTGGTCAGTTTATTGCCCGTCAGGTGATCGATACAAGACCCAACCAATATATCCTTAGAGAAAAAGCGCCGCTGCATCAAATCTTTTATGGTATTGAGATCAAAACCAAACAACCTGTGTTTGACCCAACATCAGCTCATCTTATGCATAATCTTGTTGCTAACAATATTTATTGTCAATTTGATTATGTCTTACCTTTCAGTCCTTATCATGCATTACTTGAAGTGACACGATTTAGTTCGATGTATCATGGGCCTGAACAGCTCATGCAAGAATGTCTTAAACTCATTCATGAATATACGACTGAATTTGATACGTTACGGGATGAGGCTGCTGTTTTGCCTATGGGCATTGCTAAAGGTGCTCAAGACTCAAAGTCATGCCATGTTTTTGCCCAGCACCAAGGGTCATTAAGAGCTTCTAGCGGCTATGGTTTTTTACGCATCCAACAACGAGCCTGGTATCATGCCCAGCAAATTGGAATGAACAAAGCATTAAAGGAGCCGGTGTTAGACTTAGCTATAGATAGATGGATGGATCTTTGTTTTTGTCGTGTGCTTTTGCGTCAAATGCCACTTTCTCCTGAGATATTTATACTATTGGCCTCAAGATTGAATCCTTCTCAGTTTGCCCACTTTATGAATGGAACTCTTGGATGGGCTTTACGCTGGAAAGTGATAAGAGCGGTGCCAAGTTGGCCATTCATCAAGGCAGTGTTATGAAGTCCATTGTCTTAATTGTAAATTTCATCATGATGTCTTTGTTCACGGTGTGGTTTCCATCATTTGCTATGGTTGTTTTTTTAGTACTGGTGATTCTTATTGGCATGCCTCATGGTGCTTTAGACTTGTGGATTTTAAGAAAAAGATTTGCAATTAGCACTTTTAAAACAACTGTATTATTCATTGCCTATTTGTCATTGGCGATTGCAGTTTTTCTGGGCTTTTACTGGTTTTCTTCTTTCTTTTTTGGCATTTTTTTATTGTATTCTGCCTATCATTTTGGCATGGATTACTATGATTCAAGTGTGTTTCAGACAAAAGTATACTGTTATTTTTTAGCTTTCATTATTGGTTTATCTATAATATGTCTGCCTGCATTACTTCATACACAAAAGATATGTGTCTTATTTTCCTACCTAATCGGCTCAGAACAAGCTATGTTATACGCTCATTTTTTGCAGTGGGCTGCATGTTGTTTATTACCAGTAATTGGTCTAGGGCTTTTCACTTTAAAAAAAGATTGTGCTCAAGAGGTTGTTATCGTGCTTATGGCTGCATTTTTAACGCCACCACTGGCTTTTTTGACAGTTTATTTTGTTGGAATTCACTCTTGTAAATATTTTGCCATGCTCTATGAAAAGATAGGTTATTCATCATATCGAACATTTGTTAAGGATTTATTGCCAATGACTTTGTTAACTTACACCTTTTCAATAACGGCATATGCTTTTTTACCAAGCACCTTGGATTGGCAGGGAGCCGGGTTTTTCTTAACAATATATATGTTGGCGTCACTTACTTTGCCTCACTTAATACTGGTAGAGGTGTTTAAAAAAAAAGAAGTGTGTTACGGGGATTATTTGCATTAAGGTACGTAATTCCCTAAACCGCTTTATGTCGACCAGCCAGAGTAATCGGAACCAAGACCTTTCGCGTAATGCATCGATACACCTGATATTTCTTTGCCTTTTTTTGGACCTTCACCATCGGTGAAACTACGGTTCAGCATTGTTTCTGGGTTCTGTCGCAAAAAGTTATCCTCTAAGATAGTATCTGGGTTTTTGCATAGGAATGGTCAACGATGATTAGCTTTAAGTGGCGTCATTTTAAACAGGATATTATTTTGATGCTGGTCAGATGGTACTTGGCCTATTCATTGAGTTACCGAGATGTTGAAGAATTGGCTCTGGAACGCGGGCTAAAAGTAGATCACTCCACCATCAATCGCTGGGTTATTGACTATTCTTCTCAATTGGAAGAAGCATTTCGCAAGCGCCACAAGCGTCCTGTTGTGATTTCATGGCGTATGGATGAGACCTATATCAAGGTGAAGGGCCAATGGGTGTACTTGTATCGAGCCGTTGATAAGGAAGGTAAAACGGTTGATTTCATGCTTTCAGAAAAAAGGGATGAGCCTGCTGCACGAGCATTTTTTGAGAAAGCTATTGGTTCTAATGGCTTACCTGACAAGGTAACTATGGATAAAAGTGGCGCTAATAAAGCTGGAATTGATACGATTAATTTACACTTGGCGCTGCTGTTCATGGTGGGCGGGCTGTTCGTCCAAATGACTGTGAGACAAATTAAATACCTCAATAATATCGTGGAACAAGACCATCGATTCATTAAGAAAATCACCAAGCCAATGAAGGGCTTTAAAGAGTTTCACTCGGCCGCTGCTACCTTAGCTGGCATTGAATTACATCATATGCTTAGAAAAGGCCAGCATAATCAATCGGCCAATCAAACTATTTTTGAACAGTTCTATGGACTAGTGGCCTAAGCTCGTCCAAAATAAGTCCGTTTGTTGCATAAATATATTTTTGCGACAGAACCGAAGTCTATTCATTGCTCGTTCGTTTTTATCGTCAGGACCCACTGGGAGGTGTTAATTCATGAAAAAAGTTCACTAATCTGCTGGTCATATTCCTGGTTTGCCCTTTCTAAAGCATCAATGTTGTCCCCACAAAGATGATTTTTTAAGACTTTAAATTTTTCCTCTTGCCAGTCGTAAACTTTTAATCTGAGAATTCTTTTTATAACCTCATCATCAAATCGTTTTCTAATGACCTTTGCAGGGCTTCCGGCAACAATGCTGTATGGAGAAACATCTTTAGTAACTACAGTACCTGCGGCTATAATTGCCCCTTCTCCTATAGTCAAACCAGGCATTATCATGGAGCGCATACCAAGCCAGGCACCATCTTGAATAACGGTGTCACCTTGTTTTTCATAACTCTCAATATATTTATCTGCAAAGGGATATAAGCTAAACCAATCAATCCGGTGATTATGATTACCTCCCAACATAATAATGGCTTCCGCAGCGATACACACATAGTCCCCAATATCAGCGGTTCCCGCTACCAGTTTCTCCCCACCGATAGGTAATAGAATATTCCCTATCTATTCCTCATGGGCAGCAACAAGCAATTCACAAATCATCTGATTGCAAAACAAGCACTAATCGTTATCAAAACTCAAAAACTCATTTAAAACCAAAACAATAGCCGTGTTCAAAAATAAGATGCTATGAGGTATTAATGGGATTAAGTTTGATTTTCTCCTGCCCATGAATAATTGCGTTAAATAAATCATTCCAATTATCAACAAAATATTCACTGAATAGGCGTTTCATTTTATCCCAGAGACCAATTTTTGATTGGCGCATTTTTAGTGCTTTTTGGAACATATTACAACAAAGCTCCTGAACCTGATCAACAAAGAAAGCGAGCATCATCAATAAGGCTAGCATGGTCGAGAGATTTTTATATCCATGTCCAAAATTATGACCAAAGTGGTAGTTTAGGTTTTTGAGTGTATTAAATATGGGATTTTCTATTTTCCAGTTCGCACGTCCTCCTCGCATAAT
The sequence above is drawn from the Legionella antarctica genome and encodes:
- a CDS encoding CatB-related O-acetyltransferase, whose translation is MCIAAEAIIMLGGNHNHRIDWFSLYPFADKYIESYEKQGDTVIQDGAWLGMRSMIMPGLTIGEGAIIAAGTVVTKDVSPYSIVAGSPAKVIRKRFDDEVIKRILRLKVYDWQEEKFKVLKNHLCGDNIDALERANQEYDQQISELFS
- a CDS encoding bacteriorhodopsin-like, which gives rise to MDNMGLVGYNLLYNVFSFTFALMMAATLFFWLNLARVSGRYRIAISITGLVTFIAAYHYLQIFFSFEHAYNVMGDTVTLSSKPFNDAYRYVDWLLTVPLLLIELILVMKLTHEETISRSIKLGFAAAVMVILGYPGEISVDMTSRLLWWVLSMIPFLYIIYELFFGLRASISKQPQKTQPLVRKACYLTVLAWCFYPIVYLLPNLGVGGGHGFVALQVGYSIADILAKAGFGLLIFFIARSKSSEEGYAEL
- a CDS encoding Brp/Blh family beta-carotene 15,15'-dioxygenase; this translates as MGFTLESDKSGAKLAIHQGSVMKSIVLIVNFIMMSLFTVWFPSFAMVVFLVLVILIGMPHGALDLWILRKRFAISTFKTTVLFIAYLSLAIAVFLGFYWFSSFFFGIFLLYSAYHFGMDYYDSSVFQTKVYCYFLAFIIGLSIICLPALLHTQKICVLFSYLIGSEQAMLYAHFLQWAACCLLPVIGLGLFTLKKDCAQEVVIVLMAAFLTPPLAFLTVYFVGIHSCKYFAMLYEKIGYSSYRTFVKDLLPMTLLTYTFSITAYAFLPSTLDWQGAGFFLTIYMLASLTLPHLILVEVFKKKEVCYGDYLH
- a CDS encoding phytoene/squalene synthase family protein — protein: MNAETVFRAHAKTFSFAARLLPQTTHAHASELYAFCRYCDDLADDALDDNQKRLARLKLDYISSALSMSGSDDVNLQGMIQLINHQNVPLKSALNLVDGIKQDLGTVRILNERELFQYAYQVAGTVGEMMCPILGCVDPLATQYASHLGVAMQLTNIVRDVMEDAWINRLYLPVEWLGFDEPSLVLKAQNRFATQLAMKKTLSLAETYYQSACHGLKFIPARSRFTVLVAMRLYRHIGLSVAKNEYEYWNGRLSIPYLKKISLASWAGFNFVFGKYHHALAQL
- the crtI gene encoding phytoene desaturase family protein is translated as MNKKLSVIGGGLGGMAAALRARAKGYDVDIYCQCPMLGGRAQVYSKDGYIFDAGPTVITAPFLLEELFQLFDRQLKDYATLVPIEPWYRFLYPDGMIFNYGGSIEELLAEISRISAEDKDNYLRLLSHSKEIYEVGFEQLADHPFHQFTQMAKVIPSLIRLKSYKSVWQWVSQFIKHPALREAFSIQPLLVGGNPVETTSIYSLIHYLERKWGVHYVMGGTGQLIEAMTILMKEVGIKIHLNCSVEHIKIVDKTVRSIVLQTGEHISCDVVISNVDPLYLYRYMIAAKHQPLVSKWKTALSKPSMGLFVWYFGTKKQYTDVPHHTIIMGDDYKRLLADIFNKKVLSNELAMYLHRPTATDPSMAPKGHDTFYCLCPVPNLSSRVDWQKQSGPFIKRMITKLEQTCLPGLSEELTVSISKTPMDFKTDYNAFQGSGFSVAPLFYQSAWFRHHNKAEGINGLYLVGAGTHPGAGIPGVLSSAKLVEKLLPQVAI
- a CDS encoding IS6 family transposase, which encodes MISFKWRHFKQDIILMLVRWYLAYSLSYRDVEELALERGLKVDHSTINRWVIDYSSQLEEAFRKRHKRPVVISWRMDETYIKVKGQWVYLYRAVDKEGKTVDFMLSEKRDEPAARAFFEKAIGSNGLPDKVTMDKSGANKAGIDTINLHLALLFMVGGLFVQMTVRQIKYLNNIVEQDHRFIKKITKPMKGFKEFHSAAATLAGIELHHMLRKGQHNQSANQTIFEQFYGLVA
- a CDS encoding lycopene cyclase family protein, producing the protein MPSHNCDVLILGGGCAGLATAFFYSQTQGEQTIDIIEQREFYDDDRSWCFWLSMAKFPHTDIIFHQWPTWTLNKGSVVIEHTNPATPYAIIKSKDYYNKVLAAIEDDPRQKLHLNTKVFAINKEKKCFVVDTSIGQFIARQVIDTRPNQYILREKAPLHQIFYGIEIKTKQPVFDPTSAHLMHNLVANNIYCQFDYVLPFSPYHALLEVTRFSSMYHGPEQLMQECLKLIHEYTTEFDTLRDEAAVLPMGIAKGAQDSKSCHVFAQHQGSLRASSGYGFLRIQQRAWYHAQQIGMNKALKEPVLDLAIDRWMDLCFCRVLLRQMPLSPEIFILLASRLNPSQFAHFMNGTLGWALRWKVIRAVPSWPFIKAVL
- a CDS encoding polyprenyl synthetase family protein; its protein translation is MPMFDSHEFMALFKQVIESDLDEGMRQMSRFHFQHPGSLTRARLTFNCSIAMQLPYDAATHCAALVEMLHNASLIHDDIQDNAVFRRGQESMWQKFGLAKALAYGDLLISIAYNTASFLPYGYIGSSVRLIHNFVTKTIIGQVRDINAMALNKPQLVHYTNIFWLKSGQLMMLGIKLASLLSKHVTYCSLFEGIIRHLVISYQIVDDITDIEEDKDQHNFSIFTVFDQDKPIMLTQAHELANSHLCQAQSMIHHLPQDMRQPFLQLYRNIQPRLIKDLA
- a CDS encoding IS6 family transposase, encoding MISFKWRHFKQDIILMLVRWYLAYSLSYRDAEELALERGLKVDHSTINRWVIDYSSQLEEAFRKRHKRPVVISWRMDETYIKVKGQWVYLYRAVDKEGKTVDFMLSEKRDEPAARAFFEKAIGSNGLPDKVTMDKSGANKAGIDTINLHLALLFMVGGLFVQMTVRQIKYLNNIVEQDHRFIKKITKPMKGFKEFHSAAATLAGIELHHMLRKGQHNQSANQTIFEQFYGLVA